AGCGCACCCACCGCTCGCGCCTGCCCGTCTACGGCGAGAGCGTGGACGACATCTGGGGCGTCTTCGACATCCGCGACCTGCCCGCCTGGCGCAGCCGCGGCGTGTGGCAGCAGACCCTGCGCGACTTCGTCCGCGAGCGCGACGCCGCGCCCAAGCCGCCCCAGCGCCCCCTGGTGCGGCCCGCCTTCTTCGTGCCCGAGTCGCGCCGCGTCGGCCAGCTCCTCCGCGACATGCGCGAGGGCGGCAACCACATGGCCGTGCTCCTCGACGAGTACGGCGGCACCGCCGGCCTCGTGACCCTGCGCGACCTCGTGGACGAACTGGTCGGCGGCGTGCTCACCCGCGAGGCCGACAGCAGCCGCCTGTGCCGCAAAGGCGACGGCTGCATCCAGGTGCTCGGCGAGGCCCGCGTGCGCGACCTCAACAGCGACCTCGGCTTCGCCCTGCCCCTCGACCGCGCCGACACCATCGGCGGCTACGTGCTCGACCTCATCGGCGAGCTCCCCAGGCCCGGCGCCGAGGTGCACGACGAGCACTTCACCTACCGCGTCCGCCGCCTCAGCGGGCGCCGCATCATGGCCATCGAGGTCCGGCCCCGCGACCCCGAGAGCGAAGTGTGGCAGCGCGTCTGGCAGGGCGGCCAGTGCGCGCCCGCCGCCGAGGAGGCGCCCCCGCCATGATCACCGCGGCGATCCTCTTCGTCGTCTTCTGCCTGCTCCTCGAGGGCGTCTTCTCCGGGTCCGAAACGGCCCTCATCTCGGCCGACCGCGCCCAGCTCCGCGCCGCCTCGCGCCGCGGCGACCGGCGCGCCACCCTCGTCCTGCGCCTCCTCCAGCGCTCCGAGGCCCTGCTCAGCACCACCCTCGTCGGCACCAACCTCTCCGTCGTCGCCGGCACGTCGCTCGCCACCCTCGTCGTCGGCCACTACGTGCCCCACGAATGGGAGACCACCGTCACCACCCTCCTCATGGCCCCCCTCATCCTCATCGTCGGCGAAATCGTCCCCAAGTCCATCGCCCGCGCCGCCGCCAACTCCATCGCGCTCCGCATGGCCGGCCTCCTGCGGGCCGCCCAGACGGCCCTCTCGCCCATCGTCTTCGTGGTCTCGCGCATCGCCGAGGCCGTGCTCGCCCTCCTGGGCAGCCGGCCCACCAACGACAACCCCTACGTCACCCGCGAGGAACTGATGGTCCTCGCCGACATGGGCGAGGACCACGGCGCCATCGTCTCCGAAGAGCGCCGCATGATCCACAGCGTCCTCGAACTGCGCGAGCGCCCCGTCGCCTCGGCCATGGTGCCCCTCGTCAACATCATCTCCGTGCCCGTCACGGCCA
The Planctomycetota bacterium DNA segment above includes these coding regions:
- a CDS encoding hemolysin family protein; this translates as MITAAILFVVFCLLLEGVFSGSETALISADRAQLRAASRRGDRRATLVLRLLQRSEALLSTTLVGTNLSVVAGTSLATLVVGHYVPHEWETTVTTLLMAPLILIVGEIVPKSIARAAANSIALRMAGLLRAAQTALSPIVFVVSRIAEAVLALLGSRPTNDNPYVTREELMVLADMGEDHGAIVSEERRMIHSVLELRERPVASAMVPLVNIISVPVTATVAQLDEVAARAGFSRYPVYEGRVDNIVGIVSVVDVLRSDLPGDPAATPIAPFIRREVNYVPQTKPVGDLLRELRYGPVPMAIVVEEHGGVVGLATAADLVEEIVGEIYDERLGAPPSLIAPGSNVFECDGTMDVDELAELTGLAIRKEGFETVAGLVTSLAGRIPRKGEHISFGPFRVDILEATPRHVRRLRFTRVSSGAR